A single window of Archangium gephyra DNA harbors:
- a CDS encoding lantibiotic dehydratase, producing the protein MKGWKLFPHLVVRTTGFPFERLERLRCPESAESARKLWAERRELEALKARGPRLRRPPSAVLAALKAGRPVDLEGLESPEFFATYNVHARAAQEAGAAFEESFTRESARVEEALAALRTEPRFLEAVASSSPPVARDLSAGRDGARLKRQVASYLQRLCAKNETMSFFGPINYGRVEPGAPTGVSVRWSGPEVLVGRNTFTASWLVLGLVRAIAADPEVAIWLVLRRKAFASMPPRKGAAPNPASMEDVLPKLVEAVDGARPLLALREALGVELPLLLEAVRFGQQRNLFTHQLEVPSASHHPLEDLAERLAGIPGRAAREHLRELEGLLGVMARYGSADAAGKMALNEELAKRVRERWSVAPVAAASTSDSHNFYQDRLPMREECGGDLRLTLGGERAEELTRKLEPALGLMGEAALRTREAARSAVAALVGARTVPFWKVVAAYGDRPVPYDTTVASALAAAISEPAARCVELDPAVLPTPRADTELPIVTSIDLLVGAPDVEAWSRGEYELVVGDVHDTALVWGWALQFHEERRRVEGEMLRTLGSLRRPMPFVTVLASRRTGLLPAEFPGPIVELGGVSARASAWRLPFDDLQVESDGRSARLVSTRLGTEVCLYNGEIESLVQTAFALPRIRPLRVSLGAHTPRVMLGGAVLQREQWKLEAADGEALVACKDDKARLRTAVGIWARMGLPDHVFAKFPGERKPVLVDVRSPALLRVFVNLLEQKGEVMLSEMLPAPGQLWLGASGGRHTAELRCCFLWGSAS; encoded by the coding sequence ATGAAGGGCTGGAAGCTGTTTCCTCACCTCGTCGTCCGCACCACCGGCTTTCCCTTCGAGCGGTTGGAGCGGTTGCGCTGCCCCGAGTCGGCGGAGAGCGCGCGGAAGCTGTGGGCCGAGCGGCGTGAGCTGGAGGCGCTGAAGGCCCGTGGCCCGCGTCTGCGGCGGCCTCCGTCCGCGGTGCTGGCGGCGCTGAAGGCGGGGCGCCCGGTGGACCTGGAGGGGCTCGAGTCCCCCGAGTTCTTCGCCACCTACAACGTCCACGCCCGCGCCGCGCAGGAGGCTGGAGCCGCCTTCGAGGAGTCCTTCACCCGTGAGTCGGCCCGGGTGGAGGAGGCGCTCGCGGCGCTGCGCACCGAGCCGCGCTTCCTGGAGGCGGTGGCCAGCTCCAGTCCTCCGGTGGCGAGGGATTTGAGCGCCGGCCGGGACGGGGCGCGGCTGAAGCGGCAGGTGGCCAGCTACCTGCAGCGGCTGTGCGCGAAGAACGAGACGATGAGCTTCTTCGGCCCCATCAACTACGGACGGGTGGAGCCCGGCGCGCCCACTGGGGTGTCGGTGCGCTGGTCCGGCCCCGAGGTGCTGGTGGGGCGCAACACCTTCACCGCCTCGTGGCTGGTGCTCGGGCTGGTGCGCGCGATTGCCGCCGACCCGGAGGTGGCGATCTGGCTCGTCCTGCGCCGCAAGGCCTTCGCCTCGATGCCCCCGCGCAAGGGCGCGGCTCCCAACCCCGCGAGCATGGAGGATGTGCTCCCGAAGCTGGTGGAGGCAGTGGATGGGGCGCGGCCCCTGTTGGCGCTGCGCGAGGCGCTCGGGGTGGAACTGCCGCTGCTGCTCGAGGCCGTCCGCTTCGGCCAGCAGCGCAACCTGTTCACCCATCAGCTCGAGGTGCCCTCGGCCTCGCACCACCCGCTGGAGGATCTGGCCGAGCGGCTCGCCGGCATTCCGGGCCGGGCGGCCCGCGAGCACCTGCGCGAGCTGGAGGGCCTGCTGGGGGTGATGGCGCGCTACGGCTCGGCGGACGCGGCGGGCAAGATGGCGCTCAACGAGGAGCTGGCGAAGCGCGTTCGCGAGCGCTGGAGTGTGGCGCCCGTGGCCGCGGCCTCCACGTCCGACAGCCACAACTTCTACCAGGACCGTCTCCCGATGCGGGAGGAGTGCGGCGGAGACCTGCGCCTCACGCTCGGCGGCGAGCGCGCGGAGGAGCTGACACGGAAGCTGGAGCCGGCGCTCGGGTTGATGGGCGAGGCGGCGCTGCGCACGCGCGAGGCGGCCCGGTCCGCCGTGGCGGCGCTGGTGGGCGCGCGCACGGTGCCCTTCTGGAAGGTGGTGGCGGCGTACGGGGACAGGCCGGTGCCGTATGACACCACCGTGGCCTCGGCGCTCGCGGCGGCCATCTCCGAGCCAGCGGCCCGTTGCGTGGAATTGGATCCGGCGGTGCTCCCCACGCCTCGCGCGGACACGGAGCTGCCGATCGTCACCTCGATTGATCTGCTCGTGGGCGCCCCGGATGTGGAGGCCTGGAGCCGCGGCGAGTACGAGCTGGTGGTGGGCGACGTGCACGACACGGCCCTGGTGTGGGGCTGGGCGTTGCAGTTCCACGAGGAGCGGAGGCGGGTGGAGGGCGAGATGCTGCGGACGCTCGGCTCGCTGCGGCGGCCGATGCCCTTCGTCACCGTGCTGGCCTCGCGGCGCACGGGCCTGCTGCCCGCGGAGTTCCCCGGCCCCATCGTCGAGCTGGGAGGCGTGAGCGCCCGGGCCTCGGCGTGGCGGCTGCCCTTCGATGACCTCCAGGTGGAGAGTGACGGGCGCTCGGCCCGGCTGGTGTCCACGCGGCTGGGAACGGAGGTGTGCCTCTACAACGGGGAGATCGAGAGCCTGGTGCAGACGGCCTTCGCCCTGCCGCGCATCCGCCCGCTGCGGGTGTCCCTGGGCGCGCACACGCCCCGGGTGATGCTGGGGGGCGCGGTGTTGCAGCGCGAGCAGTGGAAGCTGGAGGCCGCGGATGGCGAGGCGCTCGTCGCGTGCAAGGACGACAAGGCGCGGCTCCGGACGGCGGTGGGCATCTGGGCGCGGATGGGACTGCCGGACCACGTGTTCGCGAAGTTCCCGGGCGAGCGCAAGCCGGTGCTCGTGGACGTACGCAGCCCCGCGCTGCTGCGTGTCTTCGTCAACCTGCTCGAGCAGAAGGGCGAGGTGATGCTGTCGGAGATGCTCCCCGCGCCCGGGCAGCTGTGGCTGGGGGCCTCGGGAGGGCGGCACACGGCGGAGCTGCGCTGCTGCTTCCTGTGGGGCTCGGCGTCATGA
- a CDS encoding lantibiotic dehydratase — MSERWTLGEVFVLRHAGFPFDWLEGLGFSEGLRSEVAALLEDERALVEAVRTAAGEDAARTARQALEKGKEPSLKAKYGPACTQALERYRAHRAALSARYAQERQDLRRRLRERAAEPAIQEAVFFSNPAMYENVWSRYLEGEQRPDNSDARRVERQVYTYLQRFCAKNETTSFFGPISYGECDGGDGEDVRVVPSGSTRRRTFLTFWAVTELARAVAREPEVRRHLPLRLNPLFKVEPGRASCEPLKLEVALSPEAERLLAVLPGAPTLGSVSSALGQPLEAVLRLVVPLMKSALVLLGLPFVANDFGTFSSLREAVAALPASEARERWLSRLDELERLRGEFEGAGLTRRRELMQALETRFTEYTGKPARRGEGQVYSDRLILYEEASSPFRLKLGRRFSEEMAAKLSGALELSAAYGDSVQRSYREQVRDAMGAEERPLDFLEYAVRLRPDEVAGSRFAPVPPILLDEDLSRSRTLPEDFLGTSQPGGRYSLPDVCLAKTDQGFEVMCARVHHHLMLWSWLSAFYPDRARYESVAGQWLEREPAAKGLVGLAIRRRNKGFYVYPGRKLMYSVSDVLDVEQGALKPHDVKVLPTREGPVLVDGEGKRLSLYMPLDDFNTYAPFAALAHPQVLHAKLRTQGRHLPRLHVGGAVYQRERWELPTTLFSQVSGMDLLIAVERERKAGGWPRFVFMRSTVERKPYLIDTASPFALELLLYLSRGAEQLSVEEMYPAPEQLWLKDERGRYTCEMRMQAVRWSEERG, encoded by the coding sequence ATGAGCGAGCGCTGGACGCTGGGCGAGGTCTTCGTACTCCGGCACGCGGGTTTCCCGTTCGACTGGCTGGAGGGCCTGGGTTTCTCGGAGGGGCTGCGCTCCGAGGTGGCGGCGCTGCTCGAGGACGAGCGGGCGCTGGTGGAGGCCGTGCGCACCGCCGCGGGCGAGGACGCGGCCCGCACGGCGCGGCAGGCGCTGGAGAAGGGCAAGGAGCCCTCGCTCAAGGCGAAGTACGGGCCCGCCTGTACCCAGGCGCTGGAGCGCTACCGTGCGCACCGCGCGGCGCTGTCGGCCCGTTACGCGCAGGAGCGGCAGGACCTGCGGAGACGGCTGCGCGAGCGAGCGGCGGAGCCCGCCATCCAGGAGGCCGTCTTCTTCTCCAACCCGGCGATGTACGAGAACGTCTGGTCGCGCTACCTGGAGGGGGAGCAGCGGCCGGACAACTCGGATGCGCGGCGGGTGGAGCGGCAGGTCTACACGTACCTCCAGCGCTTCTGCGCGAAGAACGAGACGACGAGCTTCTTCGGCCCCATCTCCTATGGCGAGTGCGACGGCGGGGACGGAGAGGACGTGCGGGTGGTGCCGAGCGGGAGCACGCGGCGGCGCACCTTCCTGACCTTCTGGGCCGTCACCGAGCTGGCGCGGGCCGTGGCCCGGGAGCCCGAGGTGCGCCGGCACCTGCCGCTCCGGCTCAACCCCCTCTTCAAGGTGGAGCCGGGCCGTGCGAGCTGCGAGCCGTTGAAGCTGGAGGTGGCGCTGTCGCCGGAGGCGGAGCGGCTGCTCGCGGTGCTGCCCGGGGCGCCGACGCTGGGCTCGGTCTCGAGCGCATTGGGCCAGCCGCTGGAGGCGGTGCTGCGGCTCGTGGTGCCGTTGATGAAGTCGGCGCTGGTGCTGCTGGGGCTGCCCTTCGTGGCGAACGACTTCGGCACCTTCTCGAGCCTGCGCGAGGCGGTGGCGGCGCTGCCCGCGTCCGAGGCCCGGGAGCGCTGGTTGTCGAGGCTGGACGAGCTGGAGCGCCTGCGCGGCGAATTCGAGGGGGCCGGGCTGACCCGCCGCCGGGAGCTGATGCAAGCGCTGGAGACGCGCTTCACCGAGTACACGGGCAAGCCCGCGCGGCGAGGCGAGGGGCAGGTGTACTCGGACCGGCTCATCCTCTACGAGGAGGCGTCCTCGCCCTTCCGGCTGAAGCTGGGGCGGCGCTTCAGCGAGGAGATGGCGGCGAAGCTGTCCGGGGCGCTGGAGCTCTCGGCGGCGTACGGGGACAGCGTGCAGCGCAGCTACCGCGAGCAGGTGCGCGACGCGATGGGCGCGGAGGAGCGCCCGCTGGACTTCCTGGAGTACGCGGTGCGGCTGCGTCCGGACGAGGTCGCGGGGAGCCGCTTCGCGCCGGTGCCGCCCATCCTGCTCGACGAGGACCTGTCGCGCTCCCGGACGTTGCCGGAGGACTTCCTGGGCACGTCGCAACCGGGAGGCCGCTACTCATTGCCGGACGTGTGCCTCGCGAAGACGGACCAGGGCTTCGAGGTGATGTGCGCCCGCGTGCACCACCACCTGATGCTGTGGAGCTGGCTGAGCGCCTTCTACCCGGACCGGGCGCGCTACGAGTCGGTGGCGGGCCAGTGGCTGGAGCGCGAGCCCGCGGCGAAGGGGCTGGTGGGACTGGCCATCCGGCGGCGCAACAAGGGCTTCTACGTCTACCCGGGCCGGAAGCTGATGTACTCGGTCTCGGACGTGCTGGACGTGGAGCAGGGCGCGCTGAAGCCGCATGACGTGAAGGTGCTGCCCACGCGCGAGGGGCCGGTGCTGGTGGACGGGGAGGGGAAGCGGCTGTCGCTGTACATGCCGCTGGACGACTTCAACACGTACGCGCCGTTCGCGGCGCTGGCGCATCCGCAGGTGCTGCACGCGAAGCTGCGCACCCAGGGCCGGCACCTGCCGAGGCTCCACGTGGGCGGCGCGGTGTACCAGCGGGAGCGGTGGGAGCTGCCGACCACGCTGTTCTCGCAGGTGAGCGGGATGGATCTGTTGATCGCGGTGGAGCGCGAGCGCAAGGCGGGCGGCTGGCCGCGCTTCGTGTTCATGCGCAGCACGGTGGAGCGCAAGCCGTACCTGATCGACACGGCGTCTCCGTTCGCGCTGGAGCTGCTGCTGTACCTGTCGCGAGGAGCGGAGCAGCTCTCGGTGGAGGAGATGTACCCGGCACCGGAGCAGCTGTGGCTGAAGGACGAGCGGGGCCGCTACACCTGCGAGATGCGGATGCAGGCGGTGCGCTGGAGCGAGGAGCGGGGCTGA
- a CDS encoding NAD(P)/FAD-dependent oxidoreductase, with the protein MSATQDVVILGAGVMGLSVARRLAATGARVTVLDPVEPGGQGSRAAAGVAIPSVRLLDDPDMLAFTRAAHGALAEELASLNDGPSLRRGQGVLRVAMDAKGRDALGQKAANHPEWLGTWMDAARVMELEPALEGTPILGAYVTEQGFMVDTEAYLNALLHDLHRRGVRMRLGEGARSVVEVDGGVEVRTEQETHRAGRLVVCAGAWSGGIAGLPPLPVKPLRGQMLTIFHPEVRLTRVVSGPTYLAPWRTGEIVVGATEEDAGFACHVTPTGLMHLGATVAKLAPRLREARFGRAWAGLRSVTPGGKPLIGRYPGTKAVLIASGHAGQGILTSALTGRAMAELIEHGHSEIAAAFEPERVLVSVLSG; encoded by the coding sequence ATGAGTGCGACCCAGGACGTCGTGATTCTCGGGGCCGGAGTGATGGGCCTGTCCGTGGCACGCCGGCTGGCGGCGACGGGAGCGCGGGTGACGGTGTTGGATCCCGTGGAGCCCGGAGGACAGGGCTCGCGAGCGGCGGCGGGGGTGGCGATTCCCTCGGTGCGGCTGCTGGACGACCCGGACATGCTCGCCTTCACGCGAGCGGCGCACGGCGCACTGGCCGAGGAGCTGGCGTCACTGAATGACGGCCCGAGCCTGCGCCGGGGACAGGGCGTGCTGCGGGTGGCGATGGACGCGAAGGGCCGGGACGCGCTCGGGCAGAAGGCGGCGAACCATCCCGAGTGGCTGGGGACGTGGATGGACGCGGCGCGCGTGATGGAGCTGGAACCCGCGCTGGAGGGCACGCCGATCCTCGGGGCCTATGTGACCGAGCAGGGCTTCATGGTGGACACGGAGGCCTATCTCAACGCGCTGCTGCACGACCTGCACCGCAGGGGCGTGCGGATGCGCCTGGGCGAGGGTGCGCGCTCGGTGGTGGAGGTGGACGGTGGGGTGGAGGTGCGGACGGAGCAGGAGACGCACCGGGCGGGGAGGCTGGTGGTGTGCGCAGGGGCGTGGTCGGGAGGAATCGCGGGACTGCCGCCGCTGCCGGTGAAGCCCTTGCGAGGGCAGATGCTGACGATCTTCCACCCGGAGGTGAGGCTGACGCGGGTGGTGTCGGGGCCCACGTACCTGGCGCCCTGGCGCACGGGGGAGATCGTCGTGGGTGCCACGGAGGAAGACGCGGGTTTCGCCTGCCACGTGACGCCGACGGGCCTCATGCACCTGGGGGCCACGGTGGCGAAGCTCGCGCCGAGACTGCGCGAGGCGCGCTTCGGGAGGGCGTGGGCGGGACTGCGCTCGGTGACACCGGGGGGCAAGCCGCTGATTGGCCGCTACCCGGGGACGAAGGCGGTGCTGATCGCCAGCGGGCACGCGGGACAGGGCATCCTCACGAGCGCCCTCACGGGCCGCGCCATGGCCGAACTCATCGAGCACGGGCACAGTGAGATTGCCGCTGCCTTCGAGCCGGAGCGCGTGCTGGTGTCGGTCTTGTCAGGCTAA
- a CDS encoding spermidine synthase — protein sequence MSVSETVVHEADSPFGAVYVVDVGDQRTLRFDSPEGTLQSAILKSDPLAVPTSYVRVATAGLALTEGRARILVVGLGGGAFPMLMHRILPRRSRVDVVEINPVVVDVARRFFSVREDARLHISVEDGADFMARQGPRYDLILLDAFWDHGTPDHLKESLFFQDVRRRLEPGGVAVLNIALEEQWSVASRIETFARAFEDCAMLRGASRYSNLILVGTQTPLPSDALFWQQLWRLARELDFPVLMESVMTFERVKVSS from the coding sequence GTGAGTGTCTCGGAAACAGTGGTCCACGAGGCCGACTCGCCCTTCGGGGCCGTGTACGTGGTGGACGTGGGCGACCAGCGCACGCTCCGCTTCGACAGCCCCGAGGGCACGCTCCAGAGCGCCATCCTCAAGAGCGATCCCCTGGCGGTCCCCACCAGCTATGTGCGCGTGGCCACCGCCGGGCTCGCGCTCACTGAGGGCCGCGCCCGCATCCTAGTGGTGGGCCTGGGCGGGGGGGCGTTTCCCATGCTGATGCACCGGATCCTGCCCCGCCGGTCGCGGGTGGACGTGGTGGAGATCAACCCCGTGGTCGTCGACGTGGCTCGGCGCTTCTTCAGTGTTCGTGAGGATGCCCGGCTCCACATCTCGGTGGAGGACGGGGCCGACTTCATGGCGCGGCAGGGACCCCGCTACGATCTCATCCTCCTGGATGCCTTCTGGGACCACGGGACGCCGGACCACCTGAAGGAGTCACTCTTCTTCCAGGACGTCCGGCGCAGGCTGGAGCCCGGAGGCGTCGCGGTGCTCAACATCGCGCTCGAGGAACAGTGGAGCGTGGCGTCGCGAATCGAGACCTTCGCCCGGGCCTTCGAGGACTGCGCGATGCTGCGCGGCGCCTCCCGGTACAGCAACCTCATCCTGGTGGGCACCCAGACACCGTTGCCCTCCGATGCCCTGTTCTGGCAACAGCTCTGGCGGCTCGCACGCGAGCTGGATTTCCCCGTGCTGATGGAGAGCGTGATGACCTTCGAGCGGGTCAAGGTATCATCGTAG